Below is a genomic region from Candidatus Tanganyikabacteria bacterium.
AACGTGAACGCTCAATTCGCTCCATCGTGAACGCCGGTTTCGCACCATCGTGAACAGGTGATCGACCGGGCATTCTGCCGAGCGGCGCCCGTCCGGGTTACTTCTTGGCGGCGGCCTCCTTTCTCTTGGACTCGTCGGCGTTCAGGGCGACTTTGAAGGCATTATGGACCAGGCGATCGCAGATTGCATCCGCGATGGTGGGATCGCCGATGGTGTCATGCCAGGTCTCGACCGGCAGTTGGCTGGTGATGATGGTCGAAGTCGCGTCGTAGCGGTCCTCGAATACTTCCAGGAGGTCTCGGCGCTCTTGGTCCTTGAGGGGCGCGAGGCCCCAGTCGTCGATGACCAGGACGTGCGTGCGCTCCAGGGTCGCGAGGACCTTGGCTAGAGATCCGTCGGCACGCGCGATCGCGAGCTCATGCGCGAGCCGCGGCGCCCGGCGGTAGAGAGCTTTGAAGCCCAGTCGGCAAGCTTGTTGCGCGAGAGCGCAAGCCAGGAAAGTCTTACCACTCCCGGTCTTGCCGGTGATGAT
It encodes:
- the istB gene encoding IS21-like element helper ATPase IstB; translated protein: MLDQDTLGKLRAMRLSAMATAIEDQRTNTTFASLSFEERLGMIVDAEWLYRQNCSLRARLGKAKLKIGAASLEDLDLSPKRNLDGALIRQLKTGKWVENRHNVIITGKTGSGKTFLACALAQQACRLGFKALYRRAPRLAHELAIARADGSLAKVLATLERTHVLVIDDWGLAPLKDQERRDLLEVFEDRYDATSTIITSQLPVETWHDTIGDPTIADAICDRLVHNAFKVALNADESKRKEAAAKK